CCCGACCGTACGACAGAGCCGCGCGCACCCGCCCTCGGAGGGGTGGGGTCATGTGGTGGGCGGCTCGTCCCGGCGCGGGGCGACCTAGCGTGGCGCTCCCGCCTCACCCCTCCTGCACGAGGAAGTTGACCATGGTCCCCGATGTGGATCCGAATGTCTGCGAGAAGACCCCGGGAGCCGTCCGCGCGGCTCTGCGGAGACGGCCGGACTGGTTGCGGGCGTTCGAGCAGGAATGGCCGAGCACGGCGACCGACTTCGACCTGCCGGCGCTGACGGATGTCGTCGACAAGTGGTTCCCGCTCGCCCGTGCCTGCGCCACCCCCGGGTACCTGGACGACGTGGAGCACACCGTCAGGCGGATGACCGAGGGCAACACCGAGGGAATGGTCTTCTGGGACGCGGAAGGCAGGGCCTACGACGCCGAGAACAACCCGGTGGACGCCCAGAGGTGCGAATGAGCGCCTGCACGATCCGTTACGCGAACCGGGCGGCCCGCCGTCGGGCAGCGCTCACCGGGCCCCAACTCGTCGCGCTGTCCGCCCTGGAGAAGCGACTGGCCGTCAACCCGTACGGGGCGCCCGCGACGAGCGATCGGGACAACAGTTGGTCGGCGACGTTCGGCGGAGGTTTCGTGACGTACGTCGTGTCCAACCGCCACGTCATGATCAATGTGATCGACCTGGTGACTCTCCGACCAGGCCGACGGGGTACGGCGCGAGCGACGCCCGTGCGGTACGGCGCGGGCGGCGGGCCCGCGCCGTACCTCCTGGCCTGCTTACGCCGCGAGCTTCGCCAGCGTCGCGTCGATGCGGGACAGTGTCCGCTCCCTGCCCAGGATCTCCAGGGACTCGAAGAGCGGCAGCCCCACCGTGCGGCCGGTGACCGCGACGCGGACCGGGGCCTGGGCCTTGCCGAGTTTGAGGCCGTGCTCCTCGCCGGCCACCAGGACGGCGTTCTTCAGCGACTCCGCGCTCGACCAGTCCGCTTCCGCGAGCTTCGCGCGGGCCGTGGTCAGCAGGCCCGCCGGGTCGCCCTTCATCGCCTTCGTCCAGGACGCCTCGTCCTCGACCGGTTCCGGCAGGAAGAGGAAGTCGACGTTGGCCGTGATGTCCGAGAGCACCGTCACACGGGTCTGCGCGTGCGGGGCGATCGCCTCGAAGGCCGCCCGGTCGAAGTCCTCCGGTGCCCAGTTGGCGTACGGGGCGCGCAGCCAGGGCTCGCACGCCTCCATGAAGGTCTTCACGTCCAGCTGACGGATGTGGTCGGCGTTGATCGCCTCGGCCTTCTTCAGGTCGAAGCGGGCCGGGTTGGCGTTGACGTCGGTGATCTCGAAGGCGCCGACCATCTCGGCGACGGAGAACACGTCCTGGTCGGCGGCGAACGACCAGCCCAGCAGGGACAGGTAGTTGAGGAGCCCCTGGGGCAGGAAGCCGCGCTCGCGGTAGAGGTTGAGCGAGGACTGCGGGTCGCGCTTGGAGAGCTTCTTGTTGCCCTCGCCCATCACATACGGCAAGTGCCCGAACTGCGGCACGAAATGGGCCACGCCGAGCCCCATCAGCGCCTGGTAGAGGGCGATCTGACGGGGCGTGGAGGAGAGCAGGTCCTCGCCGCGCAGGACATGGGTGATCTCCATGAGCGCGTCGTCGACGGGGTTGACGAGAGTGTAGAGCGGCGCGCCGTTGGCGCGGACGATGCCGTAGTCGGGCACGTTCTCCGGGGTGAAGGTCAGCTCGCCGCGGACCAGGTCGGTGAAGGTGATCGGCCCGTCGGGCATCCGGAAGCGGACGATGGAGGTGCGGCCCTCGGCCTCGTAGGCGGCCCTCCGCTCGGCGCTCAGGTCGCGGCAGTGGCCGTCGTACCCGGAGGGGCGGCCCGCGGCGCGCGCGGCGTCCCGGCGGGCGTCCAGCTCCTCGGTGGTGCAGTAGCAGGGGTACGCGTGGCCGGCGGCGAGCAGCTTGTCGGCGATGTCGCGGTAGATGTCCATGCGCGCCGACTGGCGGTACGGGGCGTGCGGGCCGCCCACCTCGGGTCCCTCGTCCCAGTCGAGGCCGAGCCAGCGCAGCGAGTCGAGCAGCGCCTCGTACGACTCCTCGGAGTCGCGCGCGGCGTCGGTGTCCTCGATGCGCAGGACCAGGGTGCCGCCGTGGTGGCGGGCGAACGCCCAGTTGAAGAGGGCGGTGCGGACCAGGCCCACGTGGGGGTTGCCGGTCGGCGAGGGACAGAAACGTACGCGGACGGTCGCGTTAGCCACGCTTGATCACCTTGTTGGTGAGAGTGCCGATGCCTTCGATGGTGACGGCGACCTCGTCGCCGACGTTGAGGGGGCCGACCCCCGCGGGGGTGCCCGTGAGGATGACGTCGCCCGGAAGCAGGGTCATGGCCTCGGAGATGTGCACGACGAGGTCCTCGACGGAGCGGATCATGTCGCGGGTGCTGCCGAGCTGGCGCTGCTCGCCGTTGACGGTGCACTGGACGGCGAGGCCGTCGCGGACGGCGTCCAGGCCGACGGAGGTCTCCACCCAGGGGCCGAGCGGGCAGGCGGTGTCGAATCCCTTGGCGCGGGCCCACTGCTTCTCGCGCCGCTGGGTGTCGCGCGCGGTGATGTCGTTCGCGCAGGTGAATCCGAGGATGACGTCCTTGACGCGCTCGCGCGGGACCTCGCGGCACATGCGGCCGACGACGACGGCGAGTTCGGCCTCGTGGTGGACGTCGGAGGAGAACGAGGGGTACTCGATCGCGTCCCCGGAGCCGATCACCGAGGTGGTGGGCTTGAAGAAGGTGATCGGTGCCTCGGGTACCTCGTTGCCCATCTCCGCGGCGTGCGCCGCGTAGTTGCGGCCGACGGCCACGACCTTGTTGGGGAGCACGGGCGGGAGCAGCCGGACCTTGCTCAGCGGGACCTTGGTGCCGGAGAGTTCGAAGTCGGCGTACGGAATGCCCTTGATGATGTCGAGGACGAGGCCGGCGGCCCTGCCGCCGGTGCCGTCCTCCTCGACCGCGCCGAAGGCGACATTGCCGTCGATGGAGAATCTGGCGATGCGCACGGGTAGCTGTCGCCCCTCACTTTGCTGCTGGCTGATCCGACCGGAGACTGACGTCCCAGGCTAGCGCGGTGAGGGGTGGGGTCCGACGCGGTGCCGCGCGGCGGCCGGCCGGTAGGGCGCCGAGGCCGGCGCGGTGCGGCGCCGCCGGGGGCGGTGTCCTGGTCTCCGTACCGGGCCCGGATCTACGATGTTGTCCCCGGCGCCGCGGGGGCGTCCGTCCTTACGGGGCGACGGGGGCGTCGATCAGCGTCGTACGGCGCGGGTTGGCCGTGCGGACCGGCAGGTCGACGGAGTGTTCCGGCGGCGCGGGCGGCAGAAGTTCGCCGGCGTCGGTCAGGTTCGCCAGGGTGGTGCGGCGGGGGTTGGCGGTGTTGCGGAACATCTTCGTCATCTTCATCGGTTGCTTCAGACCTTGTCGGGGTACGGGTGCTCAGGAAGCACCAGTTGTCGGATGTGCCGTCCCTGTAAAGCGTCAGGCTAAACACGAGATTCCCCGCGGAAGACTGGACCACCCAACGATCTCCATGTGAGTTTGCTCACGACCTGCCGGGCAATTCGCCCATCACGGGCAGTGGTCGAGACCGATGGAAACGGACATTGCCTTATCGAACGCTTCATTCCGCTCCTGATCATCAGGACTGGGGCACCCTTCACCCCCCGGGGACTCGTTCCGGTACGTCCACTTCCTCCCTGAACCCGCTCTACCGATCGTCACACTTTCCTCACAACGCGTCACACAGGTCACAGCCCGGTACGCGGCCCTTGTTGGAGATCCTGCTCTGTGCTGAAATTCCGAGCACCGCCGCGGGTTTAAGAGGCCGGCGCGTAAGAGGCGCGACGCGGCGCCGAGTGGCATGCGGGGAAGGGGAGCATCGCCGGTCACTCATACGACCACCTTGGAGCGCGTTCTGCGCTCCACGACGCCGACACCGTTCCGCCGTTCTGCGGAGGGACGCCTGGTCCAGAGGTTGCGACGCTAGTGCAGGGACGTTTCAAGAGGGATAGCAGCGCTGCGGCGGAGCAGGAGCCCCGCGGCGGAACCGACCGCGGCTCCTCGCCCCAGCACGCCCAGAACCCGGGCCCGGGACCGGCCGGCAAGGGTGGTGACCGGGGTGCCCAGCCCGTTACGGCGCAGGGCGGCGACGCCCCGAACTCCGCGCCCAAGTCGGCGTCGACCGACGCCGGTTCGCGAATAGCGCTGCGCAACTGGCGCATCAGCACCCGTCTGGTGGCACTGCTGACCCTTCCGGTGGTCGCGGCGACCACCCTGGGCGGGCTGCGTATCAACGAATCCCTCAACGACATGCAGCAGTTGGAGCACATGCAGCTGCTGACCAAGATGACCAAGGAGGCGACCGCCCTCGCCACCGCGCTCCAGGCGGAGCGCGACGAGTCGGCGGGGCCGCTCACCAACGGCACGGACGCCACGGACTTCGCCATCCAGAACGGCCGTACCACCACGGACCGGGCCAAGAAGGCGTTCCTGGCCGCCACCGTGGACATCGGGAACACCGACGGCGACCAGGCGCTGGAGTCGATCCGCGCCAACGTCAGCCAGATCGCGACCCAGGTCAACAAGATCCAGGAGATCCGCAAGGACGCGTACGCCACGGAGACGTCGCACTCCCTGACGGTCGACGCGTACAGCGGTCTGATCGACGCGCTGCTGAGCCTCTCGCAGGACATGGCGCAGGCGACCAACAACCCGGAGATGATCAAGCGCACCCGCGCCCTGGCGGCCTTCTCCTCCGCCAAGGAGTACGCCTCGATCCAGCGCGCGATCATCGCCTCGGCGCTGCCCGCCGACCCCGACCAGAAGGGCGATCTCAACGACAACGACCGCCTGTACGGTCTCGCGGCGGCCACCAAGGGCACCAACGCCCTCGCGTCGTTCGACGCCCTGTACGAGTCGATGGGCGGCGACGCCGAGGAGCTGACGCAACCGCTCAGCGGCAAGGGCAACCCCGAGATCAACGCCGCCGACGAGTACGCCCAGCGGGTGCTGGGCGTCTCCGGCGGCATGGCGGGGCTGCCGAACCGCTCGTACCTGGACTGGACCGACCAGGCCACCGCCAAGATCTTCGCGATGAACACCATCGAGAAGACGCTGCTCGGCGAGATGGAGAACAAGGCGCGTCAGCTGCGCGAGAAGTCGCAGCAGGACGCGTTCGTCAACGGCGCGCTGATCCTGCTCGTCCTCGGTGTCTCGCTGGTCGGCGCGTTCGTCGTCGCCCGCTCCATGATCCGCTCGCTGCGGCGCCTCCAGGAGACGGCCACCAAGGTCGCCCAGGACCGGCTGCCCGAGCTGGTCAAGCAGCTCTCCGAGACCGACCCGCAGGACGTGGACACCTCCGTCGAGTCCGTCGGTGTGCACTCCCGGGACGAGATCGGAAAGGTCGCCGCGGCCTTCGACGACGTGCACCGCGAGGCGGTCCGGCTGGCCGCCGAGCAGGCGCTGCTGCGGGGCAACGTCAACGCGATGTTCACCAACCTGTCGCGCCGCAGCCAGGGCCTGATCCAGCGTCAGCTGTCGCTGATCTCCGAACTGGAGTCCCGCGAGGCCGACCCGGACCAGCTGTCCTCGCTGTTCAAGCTGGACCACCTCGCGACCCGTATGCGCCGTAACGGTGAGAACCTGCTGGTCCTCGCCGGTGAGGAGCCGGGCCGCCGCTGGACGCGCCCCGTGCCGCTGGTCGACGTGCTCCGTGCCGCCGCCTCCGAGGTGGAGCAGTACGAGCGGATCGAACTGGCCTCGGTGCCCACCACCGAGGTGGCCGGCCGCGTCGTCAACGACCTTGTGCACCTGCTCGCCGAGCTGCTGGAGAACGCGACGTCGTTCTCCTCGCCGCAGACCAAGGTCCGGGTCACCGGTCACGCGCTGCCCGACGGGCGGGTGCTCGTCGAGATCCACGACACCGGCATCGGCCTCTCCCCCGAGGACCTGGCCGCGATCAACGAACGGCTCGCCTCGCCGCCCACCGTGGACGTCTCGGTGTCGCGCCGCATGGGTCTGTTCGTGGTCGGCCGGCTGTCGCTGCGGCACGGCATCAGGATTCAGCTGCGCCCGTCCGACTCCGGCGGCACCACCGCGCTCGTCATGCTGCCCGTCGATGTCGCCAACGGCGGCCGGAAGCCTCCGCCGCGCCCCGGCGCCGGCGCGCAGAACGGCGCGGGCGGACCGGTGTCCGCCGGTCAGGGCGGCCCCGGTGGCGGCCAGCAGTCCGGCATCGCCGCGGGACTCGCGGGCGGCGCCGCCGGAGCGGGCCGGCTGAGCACCCCGCCGCAGCGTGGCCAGGTCGGCGCAGGTACGGGGCCCCGTGCCGCGCTGCCGGCCCGGAACGGGGCACAGAACGGTCTGCCCACCCGGCCGCAGTCCGGTCCGCCGCAGGACCCGCAGCGCCGGGGGCCGGGCCAGGGCCCGGAACTGCCGTCGGGGCAGCCGAACCTGTTCGGCAGCAGCCCCCGCGACCAGGCCGCGCCCGGTCGTCCGAATCCTCAGGCGGCCCCCGGTGGCCGGCCGAACGGCCCGGTGCCGCAGGCCGGTGGCCGGCTGGCCCGGCCCGGTCAGAGCCTGTCCAGCCCGAACGGGCGGGGCGGTCCCGGTGGCCCCGGCGGTCGCGACCGCGACGCCTTCGCACAGGGCGCCACGGGCCCGGCGGGCGGGCCTCCGCCGGTCGACCGCGGCCGTCAGCTGCCGCCGCCCGGCGGGCCCCGCGCGGAGCTGCCCGGGGGCGCGCCGCGCCCGCCGCAGCGTCCCGCCGCCTCCGGCTGGTCCGGCGAACAGCAGCCGGGACAGCGGCGGTTCTCCCAGGACACGCCGCGCGGCCACGAGGAGACCGAGAACACGGGTCAGTTCGCCGTGCCGCCGCCCGGACCGGGCGGCCGGGGCCCCAGCTCCACCGCCGAGTTCCCGCGTCCCGACTTCGACGGTCCGCGACCGGACCTGAACAACGGCGCGGGCGGCGCGGGCGGATTCGGTGACACCGGTTCCCACCCCGTGCTCAACTCGGGCGACGTCAATGGCGGTTGGCAGAACCAGGGGCAGCAGGGGCAGGGCCAGGACGCCGCGTCCACGGCCGCGTTCCCCCGCCCCGACTTCGACGCGCCCCGTCCCCCGGCGTCCGCGCCCGGCTCCGACCTCTTCGGCCGGACCCCGCCGCCCGCACCGGGTGGTCCGGGAGCCGACCAGGGCCAGGACTACGGCAGGACCCAGGGTCCGGGTCAGGACTACGGCCAGGGCTTCGGCCAGAACGGCGTGAACGGTGCCGACTTCGGCGCACCGCGCCCGCCCCTCGGCGCGCTTCCCCCGCAACCGCAGCCGGAGGCACTGCCCCCGGCCGGGCCGGGGGACGGCCGTACGCCGCTGTTCGACACGCTGGAGACCAACTGGTTCCACGGGCAGCACAGCGCCCAGGCGGCGCAGTCCGACGCGCCCCGGCAGCCCTTCCCGCCGCACTCCCCGGAGGGCCTGGCCGACCCGTCGGTCTCCTCCCCTCCCCCGATGCCGCAACGGCAGCCGGCGAACGGCGGCGCCAACGGCAACGGCGCCGTCACGTCCTCCTGGCGCACGTCACCCAACGACGAGCTGGTACGCCAGGCCGAGCGGGTCAAGAAGCCCGCGGCGGGCGGGATCACCACCTCAGGTCTGCCTCGGCGGGTCCCTCGTGCCAACCTGGTACCGGGAACCGCTCAGGAGCAGAGCAACCAGACCGGTCCGCAGGTCTCGCGTGCGCCAGACGACGTACGCGGCCGGCTGACCAACCTTCGCCGGGGCATTCAGCAGGGTCGTCAGGCCGGCGGCCGAACCGCCGACAGCTCGACGACCGGCAGTTTCAACCTCGGCCCCTCTCACCAGCAGGAGCGTTAGTTGAGTCCGATGAGCCAGGCGGCGCAGAATCTGAACTGGTTGATCACCAACTTTGTGGACAACACCCCAGGGGTGTCCCACACAGTGGTCGTATCCGCCGACGGACTGCTGCTGGCCATGTCCGAGGGTTTCCCGCGGGACCGTGCCGATCAACTCGCGGCCGTCGCCTCCGGGCTGACCTCACTGACCGCCGGGGCCTCCCGGATCTTCGAGGGCGGCCCGGTCACCCAGACCGTCGTGGAGATGGACCGCGGGTTCCTCTTCCTGATGTCCGTCTCCGACGGTTCGTCGCTGGCGGTGCTCGCGCATCCCGACTGCGACATCGGCCTCGTGGGCTACGAGATGGCCCTCCTGGTCGACCGGGCAGGCACGGTGCTGACACCGGACCTGCGCGCCGAGCTCCAGGGGAGCCTGCTGCACTGAGGCTCTCAGGTACCGCCCACAGCGCCAACCACCGTCAGGCCGCGAACCGGCCCCACCCCGGCCCAGTCAGACGGCACGCAGACTTCTTGCTGTCACGCCCGGAGGATTCATGACCCCGCCACCCGCCTCTCACGATCCGTACGGCGCCTCAGTCGACGCGTCCTACGGACTTGAGGGCGACCAGCCGTTGGTACGTCCGTACGCCATGACCGGCGGCCGGACGCGCCCGCGGTACCAGCTCGCCATCGAGGCACTGGTCAGCACGACGGCCGACCCGGCGCATCTCGCCGGTCTGCTTCCCGAGCACCAGAGGATCTGCCACCTCTGCCGTGAGGTGAAGTCCGTCGCCGAGGTGTCGGCGCTGCTGTCCATGCCGCTCGGTGTGGCCCGCATCCTCGTGGCCGACTTGGCAGAGGCCGGCATGGTGGCCATCCACCAGCCGGGTAACGGAGAGGCCGGCGGAACGCCGGATGTGACACTGCTCGAAAGGGTGCTCAGTGGACTTCGCAAGCTCTAGCGGCGGAGCGGCACGCTCCACGACCTCCGCGAAGATCGTGGTGGCGGGCGGCTTCGGCGTGGGCAAGACCACGTTCGTCGGCGCCGTCTCGGAGATCAACCCGCTGCGTACCGAAGCCGTCATGACCAGCGCCTCCGCCGGCATCGACGACCTCACCCACACCGGGGACAAGACCACCACCACGGTGGCCATGGACTTCGGCCGCATCACCCTCGACCAGGACCTGATCCTGTACCTGTTCGGCACCCCCGGACAGGACCGCTTCTGGTTCATGTGGGACGACCTCGTACGCGGCGCCATCGGTGCCATCGTGCTGGTCGACACCCGCCGCCTCGCCGACTGCTTCCCCGCCGTCGACTACTTCGAGAACTCCGGCCTCCCCTTCGTCATCGCCCTCAACGGCTTCGACGGACACCAGCCCTACACCCCCGAGGAAGTACGCGAGGCGCTCCAGATCGGGCCGGACGCCCCGATCATCACCACCGACGCCCGCCACCGCGCGGACGCCAAGAGCGGACTCATCACCCTGGTCGAGCACGCCCTCATGGCGCGGCTCAAGTAGACGTATCCGTACGGCGGTTGCCGTAGCCGAAACCCCGCGCGGGCTGTGTCGTTCGACATAGCCCGCGCTGGTGTTCATAACGTTTCGAGAGAGAATTCACGCCTCTCGGACACCCGACGCGTTCGGGTGGTATCCCTGTGCTCATGTCGCCCTCGTCTTTTGACGAGGCTCGTTCTTTATGCCCGATTTATCGGCGGTATGGGCTGGTCGGAGTGGCTGATTTCCGCTGTTTGGAACGGGGCCGCCTCACGTGCTGGAATTCGATGAACTCCCGAGTAGTACAGCCCTGAACGAAAAACGGCACAGCAGCAGGTGCCGACGCCGAGAGGTTGTTGGTCGAGTGAGGCGCAGCAAGACGAGCACCGCGGAACGGGCGGCACGGGGCAACTTCACCCCGCCGCGGCGAACGGCGGGGCCGCCTGCGGACGCGTCCGGGAAGCCGCCGGTCCCCGGCAGTACCAGCCGGCTGGCGCCACGCAACTGGCGGGTGCCTACCCGGCTCAACGCGATCCTCCTCATACCGGTCCTGGTCGGCCTGGTCATGGGCGGTTTCCAGGTCAAGGCGTCCGTCGACACCTGGCAGGAGGCGCAGGACGCGGAGCGCACCGCGCTGGTCGTCCGGGCCGCGTCCGAGTACGGCCAGGCCCTGCTCAACGAGCGCGACCTGACCGCTCAGCCGCTGCTGACGAACCAGCGCGACGCCAAGGCGGTCGTGGACGCCCGCGCGGCGACCGACGCGGCGAAGGCCGGCTTCGACCGCGCCGTACGGTCCATGCCGGACACGGCGGGCCTGGAGCGGCGGCTGCGCCTCTTCCGCGGCGAGGAGCCGAAGCTGGAGGCGATCCGCCAGACCGCGTACACGGCGGGCGTCGAGACCCCGGACAAGTCCGGGCGCAGCGGCGGCCCGGTGGCGACCGAAGAGGGTTATGTGCTGGTCCAGCACTCCCTCATGGAGTTCTCCAACGAACTGGGTCTCGGCACCGGCAACATCACCAGCTACGGCCGCACCGTCTACGCCATCCAGCTCTCCAAGGCCGCCGCCTCGCTCCAGCGGTCCATCGGTCTGCACCTCCTGGTGCGGCCGAGCGAGAAGCCGGCGGTCCGCGCGGGCCAGTCGATCGCGTTCTCGTCGTACGCGTACCTGGAGGACATCGCGCTCGCCGAGTACGTCTCCGGCGGTACGGACGCGGACACGGCCAAGCTCCGGAAGGTCATGACGGCCCAGGCCGTCGAGGGCGCCAAGCGGCTGGCGACGGCGCGGCAGCAGGCCGCGGCGGCGGGTGAGAAGTTCGTCGCCCCGCCGGCCGTGGACGGCTCGGTGGTCGACGGCATGGTCGCCGCGATCGCCACCGGTGACAGCCCGGCCCTGCTGGAGGAGCGCGGCGTCACGCCCGGAGCGTGGATGGCCGCGACGACCGCCGAGTTCGACGGCTACACGATCATCGAGAAGGACCTGGTCGACAACGCGGTCGGCGACGCGGCGCAGATCGCCGACGGCGCCCGCAACGACGCCGTCCTCAACGGCGCGATCGTGGTGATCGCCCTGCTGGCCGCCTTCGTGCTGGCAGGCATGATGGCGCGGCAGATGAGCCGGTCGATGCGCCAGCTCCGTACGGCGGCCTTCGGCATCGCCGAGCAGCGGCTGCCGATGCTGGTCGACCAGCTGTCCCGGACCGAGCCGGGCCGGGTCGACACCCGGGTCCAGCCGATCCCGATCGACTCCAGGGACGAGATCGGCGAGGTCGCGCGCGCCTTCGACCAGGTGCACCGGGAGGCGGTCCGGCTGGCCGCCGAGCAGGCCATGCTCCGGGGCAACGTCAACGCGATCTTCACCAATCTGTCGCGGCGCAACCAGTCGCTGATCGAGGGCCAGCTGACCCTGATCACGGAGCTGGAGAACAACGAGGCCGAGCCGGAGCAGCTGGAGAACCTCTTCAAGCTGGACCACCTCGCGACCCGTATGCGCCGCAACGGCGAGAACCTGCTGGTCCTCGCCGGTGAGGAGCCGGGCCGCCGGTGGAACCAGCCGGTGCCCCTGGTCGACGTGCTGCGCGCCGCCTCCTCCGAGGTGGAGTCGTACGAGCGCATCGAGCTGAGCGGGGTGCCGGAGACCGAGATCCACGGTCAGGCCGTGACCGACCTCGTGCATCTGCTCGCCGAGCTGCTGGAGAACGCCACGACGTTCTCCTCCCCCCAGACCAAGGTGCGGGTGACGGCGACCCGGCTGCCGGACGGCCGGGTGATGATCGAGATCCACGACAAGGGCATCGGTCTCACCGCCGACGACTTCGCCGACATCAACCACAAGCTGGCCAACCCGCCCACCGTGGACGCCGCGGTGTCCCAGCGGATGGGTCTGTTCGTGGTCGGCCGGCTGGCGGACCGGCACGGTGTACGGGTGCAGTTGCGGCCCTCGGGCGAGCAGGCGGGCACCACGTCGCTGGTCATGCTCCCGGACGCGATCACCCACGGTGGCGGCGGCGAGCAGCTTCCGCCGGACGACTTCACGGTCTCGCAGATCATTCCGGAGCAGCGGGGCGCGGCGTTCGAGCCGGAGTCGGGGGCGTTCTCGACGCCCATGCTGACGGCGGCCGAACTCGGCTTCGACGATTCGCGCTACGACGACGGCTCCGGGACACCGGGCGCCGACCCGCGCAGTCTCGACCCGGTGAACCGCTCCCTGATGCGCGACGAGCGCCGTGCGGCGCTGGGCGGGGGCACCGCCCCGGGGCTGCCGGGTTCCGGGCAGCCGCTGTACGGCGACCAGGTGGACGGGCAGTACCGCGAGGGGGCGGACGGGCAGTTCGCCCCGCAGGAGGCGCCGTACGAGCAGAACGGCTACGCCGCCGACCGGAACGGCGCCGAGGCCGGGCAGGGCTACCAGGGCGCGGGCTACGACGCGTACGGCACCGGGGGCGGCTACCCGGCGGGCGGTGAGGGGTACGGCACCCCCGACGGCTATCCGGAGCAGCAGGACCCGCTGGGCGGCCCCTATCCGGAGGCGGGCCAGGACGCCGCGCGGTCGAACGGTGCGGGTTCCGGGGACCTGTTCGCGCCGCAGGCCAACCAGGGTGGCTGGAGTGACCCGAGTGGCTATCAGGGCGGTTACGAGTCGGCGGGGCAGCCCGATGCGGAATCGCCGAACGGCGCCGCGCCGGACTCCGGGGACCGCGTAGAATTCGAACGGCCGGGGCCCTCCCCGAGCACCAGTCACACCTTGACCGGAGCCGGTCTGCCGCGCCGCGGCGGTCCGGCGAAGTCCCCGAAGCCGGGGCCGGGGTCGTGGGAGACCACCGGTGGGGGCGACGGACAGCAGAACGGACACGACAACGGCGGGGTCGATCTCTTCGGCCGTGCCCCTCGGCCGGCCGGTACGCCGGAGGAGCCGGCGGGCGCCGACCGGCGGACACCGTCCCCCGGGACCCATCGGAAGAACGACACCCACGAGACGACGTACGCACCGGCGACCCCGCAGTCGCGGAACGGGCTGAGTGACGCGGACGGCAGCGACGACTGGCGTTCGACCAACGACGCGCGGTGGCAGCGGGCCGAGAAGCTCCGAGAGCCCAAGGCGGGCGGGATCACCCCGTCGGGTCTTCCCCGGCGCGTTCCCAAGGCCAACCTGATCGAGGGAACGGCGGAGGCGACGCCGCAGACGGGGCCCCAGGTCTCGCGAGCGCCGGAGGACATCCGTGGCAGGCTGAGCAGCCTGCGGCGGGGCGTCCAGCGGGGCCGCGACGCCAACGCGGGCAACACCGGAGCGACGGAAACGGGGACGGATACGAACGGACCGGGCCGAGGCCCGGGCGGTACCTACCACCAGGAGCGTTAGTGTGAGCCCGATGAGCCAGGCGGCGCAGAATCTCAACTGGTTGATCACCAACTTCGTGGACCACACCCCTGGGGTGTCCCACACCGTGGTGGTCTCCGCCGACGGACTCCTGCTGGCCATGTCCGAGGGTTTCCCGCGGGACCGCGCCGACCAACTGGCTGCTGTCGCCTCCGGGTTGACCTCGCTGACCGCCGGGGCCTCCCGGATCTTCGAGGGCGGTGCCGTGACCCAGACCGTGGTCGAGATGGAGCGCGGCTTCCTGTTCCTCATGTCGGTCTCGGACGGCTCCTCGCTGGCCGTCCTCGCGCACCCCGACGCCGACATCGGCCTGGTGGGTTACGAAATGGCTCTGCTCGTCGACCGGGCGGGAACGGTGCTGACGCCGGACCTGCGCGCCGAACTCCAGGGAAGTCTTCTCAACTAACAGACAGACAGTGCGTTTCGCGCCATTGCACCATAGGGTTCGTGGCGCGACTCCACACGACAGTTACCGGCGACCGGAGTCGGAGGAGGAAACGGTGGCGACACCCCCAGGCGGACATCCTTACGAGGGTGGCCGACAGGTACCGGGTGATCATGCCCGGAACCACTTCAACTCCCCCTCCACGCCGGGCGGAAACGGCGGCCGGGGCGGGCAGTGGGACGGCGGCGGGCAGTCGTACGACCCGCTGGGGCAGCCGTACCAGCAGCCCCAACAGCCGTACGGAC
Above is a window of Streptomyces sp. NBC_01498 DNA encoding:
- a CDS encoding fumarylacetoacetate hydrolase family protein, whose protein sequence is MRIARFSIDGNVAFGAVEEDGTGGRAAGLVLDIIKGIPYADFELSGTKVPLSKVRLLPPVLPNKVVAVGRNYAAHAAEMGNEVPEAPITFFKPTTSVIGSGDAIEYPSFSSDVHHEAELAVVVGRMCREVPRERVKDVILGFTCANDITARDTQRREKQWARAKGFDTACPLGPWVETSVGLDAVRDGLAVQCTVNGEQRQLGSTRDMIRSVEDLVVHISEAMTLLPGDVILTGTPAGVGPLNVGDEVAVTIEGIGTLTNKVIKRG
- the gltX gene encoding glutamate--tRNA ligase — its product is MANATVRVRFCPSPTGNPHVGLVRTALFNWAFARHHGGTLVLRIEDTDAARDSEESYEALLDSLRWLGLDWDEGPEVGGPHAPYRQSARMDIYRDIADKLLAAGHAYPCYCTTEELDARRDAARAAGRPSGYDGHCRDLSAERRAAYEAEGRTSIVRFRMPDGPITFTDLVRGELTFTPENVPDYGIVRANGAPLYTLVNPVDDALMEITHVLRGEDLLSSTPRQIALYQALMGLGVAHFVPQFGHLPYVMGEGNKKLSKRDPQSSLNLYRERGFLPQGLLNYLSLLGWSFAADQDVFSVAEMVGAFEITDVNANPARFDLKKAEAINADHIRQLDVKTFMEACEPWLRAPYANWAPEDFDRAAFEAIAPHAQTRVTVLSDITANVDFLFLPEPVEDEASWTKAMKGDPAGLLTTARAKLAEADWSSAESLKNAVLVAGEEHGLKLGKAQAPVRVAVTGRTVGLPLFESLEILGRERTLSRIDATLAKLAA
- a CDS encoding DUF6247 family protein, giving the protein MVPDVDPNVCEKTPGAVRAALRRRPDWLRAFEQEWPSTATDFDLPALTDVVDKWFPLARACATPGYLDDVEHTVRRMTEGNTEGMVFWDAEGRAYDAENNPVDAQRCE